The Panulirus ornatus isolate Po-2019 chromosome 19, ASM3632096v1, whole genome shotgun sequence genome includes the window tcaatgttaactcatgttcaatttcaactcatgttcaatgtCAAACTCACGtccagtgttaacgtaaatgattcatgactgatttatgtgcttatctttgtacacttagattctttcattataagtagatttaatgtaatgctggtctttaatgccatcccataactttcagacagtgttatcctgagttgtgcaacttaacaaatctaacgtccttgcaaagacgaggatcagtatagtatttgtaacatatatatgttactggcgaccttgccccaacaagtattgagttcgtaacaatatatatatatatatatatatatatatatatatatatatatatatatatatatatatatatatatttttttttttttttatactttgtcgctgtctcccgcatttgcgaggtagcgcaaggaaacagacgaaagaaatggtccaacccccccccatacacatgtatatacatacgtccacacacgcaaatatacatacctacacagctttccatggtttaccccagacgcttcacatgccttgattcaatccactgacagcgcgtcaaccccggtataccacatcgctccaattcactctattccttgccctcctttcaccctcctgcatgttcatatatatatatatatatatatatatatatatatatatatatatatatatatatatatatatatatatatatatatatatatatatatatatatatatataatgatataaataggtagttagatagacagatatagatggatgtatagatagattgaatgattaatatatattattacattattacttTGATTATCATACAATCTCAGGGACCCTTTAATTAGCATTCCACTTTATcttctaatttttcttttcttttctgtagcCACCTTCCTGCGTCACTTAAACTTATGTGATCTTTACCCATCAGTCTGTGCTGAGCAAGGACTTCGTGAATGACACAGCCGAGGAGATTCGAGAAGCCTTCGGGGTCTTTGACAAGGACGGCAGCGGTTACATCTCGGCCTCGGAGCTCAGGCACATCCTTATGACCATGGGAGAGAGACTTTCGCAGGATGAAGTCGAAATCATTATCCGTGAGGCGGACATTGACGAAGAAGGCCAGATCCACTACGAGCAGTTCGTCCAAATGATGATCCCCTCCTAATGAGGAAGGAATGACGATGGCTCATAAAATAGTCAAATGATTTAATACTTAATTTTGTGTAATCAATGGAAGTGTAATGAGGCATATATGTAATGCGTCCTAAATAGCAGGTT containing:
- the LOC139755478 gene encoding uncharacterized protein translates to MPRNLSPAQISEAKECFAIYSREGKMPIGDLGKALRSLGINPTNSDIKKLIAEIGSPSSLNFDIFMSVLSKDFVNDTAEEIREAFGVFDKDGSGYISASELRHILMTMGERLSQDEVEIIIREADIDEEGQIHYEQFVQMMIPS